CGGCATACAGCGCGGCCATCAACCCGTACGTGCCGCTCGGCTCGAACCGGGTCAGGAACAGCCCGGCCAGCACCGGCCCGATGATGCCGGCCACCTGGCCCACGCTGCCCAGCCAGGCCGACGCGTTTACGTACGCCCCGGCCGGCACGATCCGGGTTTCGAAAGCGCTGGACGCCGGATCCCCGAAGCCCCGGGCGAACCCCATCAGCACGACCAGCAGGAAAAGGCCAGCGACCGGAGTCGCCGGGCCTGCCAGCGACAGCGTGGCGAACGCCAGACCGCTGAGCACCAGCAGGGCCCTCGTCACCAACAGGATGCGGCGGCGGTCCAGCCGGTCGGCGTAGTGTCCGCCCAGCAGCGCCAGACTCAGCGTGGGCAGCGCCGTGGCGACGCCCAGCAGGCCGAGGACGAGGGGACTCTGCGTGAGCGCGTACACCTGGTACCCGATCACGACCGAGAAGGCCGTGCCCGCGAACGAGGCACTGGCCGACGCCACGAGGAGCCGCCGGAAATCCGCGAATCGGAGCGACGCGAAGGCGTCAGCTGGCACAGGAGGGGTCGTCATACCGGGAAACCGCGTCAGTGTAGCCGACGCGGGCGCCTCCGGCCCGGTGGGAACGGCGCATTCTCAAGGCCGTCGTCGGTCAGGGCGGCGTGCCGCCCACGAGCTGCTTCAGGATGGCCTCCAGTCGCCGCTGCCGGAGCTCGGGGGTCCGGGCGGTCTGGAGTCGGTGGTAGATCGAGTACTGCTGGGCCCGGCTGAGTGTCTCCAGCGTCCGCTGCGCTCCCGGCTCCCGCTGCACAGCGTCCAGCAGGTCACCCGGGAGCGTCATGGCCGCGCCACCCGCGTACGCCCGGTCCCAGCGGCCGTCCTCCCGGGCGGCCTGAACCTGCGCCAGACCGGGCGGCTGCATCCTGCCTTCCTCGATCAGGCGCCCGGCGATGGCGCAGTTGCGGGCGGACCACAGCGAGCGTGGCCGGCGGGGCGTGAGGCGTTGCAGGAACGACACCTCATCCAGCGCCCGGCGTTGCCCGTCGATCCAGCCCCAGGAGAGAGCCGTGACCACGAGGTCGTCCCACGTCACGGACGGCGTCCCGGAGGCCTTCTTGAACACCCGGACCCAGAGTTCCGGCTGATCGGCGTGATGCTGCTCCAACCAGCGCCACAGGTGATCCGGCGTTTCGAAGACCAGGGCCTCAGACATCACGCCTTCCCCCTTGCTCACACGGGTTCACTCACCGCACCCTGGGAGTGCGCGAGGGGTGCATCCGGACGCCGCGTGACCACATGATCGGTCCCAGGATACCGTTCCCGGTCTTGACC
This is a stretch of genomic DNA from Deinococcus ficus. It encodes these proteins:
- a CDS encoding YdeI/OmpD-associated family protein encodes the protein MSEALVFETPDHLWRWLEQHHADQPELWVRVFKKASGTPSVTWDDLVVTALSWGWIDGQRRALDEVSFLQRLTPRRPRSLWSARNCAIAGRLIEEGRMQPPGLAQVQAAREDGRWDRAYAGGAAMTLPGDLLDAVQREPGAQRTLETLSRAQQYSIYHRLQTARTPELRQRRLEAILKQLVGGTPP